Proteins from a genomic interval of Clostridium cochlearium:
- a CDS encoding acyl-CoA dehydrogenase family protein, with the protein MFFKTRVEHENLRSKIREFAEEEVKPIAFTLDKENEFPTEAIKKLAKMGMMGIPYAKEYGGAGLDVISYAIAVEELSRVDGGTGVILSAHTSLGAYPIAAYGTEEQKQKYLIPLAKGEKLGAFGLTEENAGSDAGGTETTAVLEGDHYILNGSKIFITNAGKADIYIIFAVTTPNIGTRGISAFIVEKGWEGFSFGQHYDKLGIRSSATGELIFNNVKVPKENLLGKEGEGFKIAMATLDGGRIGIAAQALGIAQGAYEHALEYSKERVQFGRPICQQQVIAFKLADMATKLRAARLLVYSAAELKENNEPYGMESAMAKQYTSDICLEVVNDALQIFGGNGYLKGMEVERAYRDAKICTIYEGTNEIQRIVIASHIIGKMAKPNKVATSSQGGPATGYRKKVIFNEGTAKEQVDALVEALKADGYDFTVGIPLDTPINKAERVVSVGLGIGEKENMKLIEDLAVQAGAAIGSSRPVAETLKYVPLNRYVGMSGQKFNGNLYIACGISGAGQHLKGIKNATTIVAINIDPNAKIFKNADYGIVGDLKEILPLLTEALDNGEPKNEAPPMKKMKRAVPKKVVPNWKHYVCNGCGYEYDPGVGDPEGEILPGTLFEDLPDEWTCPACGEEKDEFIEA; encoded by the coding sequence ATGTTTTTTAAGACTAGGGTAGAACATGAAAATTTAAGAAGTAAAATTAGAGAGTTTGCAGAAGAGGAAGTTAAACCTATAGCATTTACATTAGATAAGGAAAATGAATTTCCAACAGAGGCTATTAAAAAACTAGCCAAAATGGGTATGATGGGAATTCCATATGCTAAAGAGTATGGTGGAGCTGGTTTAGATGTAATAAGCTATGCAATTGCTGTTGAAGAATTATCTAGAGTAGATGGTGGTACAGGAGTAATTCTTTCAGCTCATACATCTTTAGGTGCATATCCCATTGCTGCTTATGGAACAGAAGAACAAAAACAAAAATACTTAATTCCACTAGCAAAGGGAGAAAAACTTGGTGCATTTGGTCTAACAGAAGAAAATGCTGGTAGTGACGCTGGTGGTACAGAAACTACTGCTGTTTTAGAAGGAGACCATTATATATTAAACGGTAGTAAAATATTTATAACCAACGCAGGCAAAGCGGATATTTATATTATATTTGCAGTTACTACACCAAACATTGGTACTCGTGGAATTAGTGCTTTTATTGTGGAAAAAGGATGGGAAGGCTTTAGTTTTGGTCAACATTATGATAAATTAGGTATTCGTTCCTCTGCTACAGGAGAGCTAATTTTCAACAATGTTAAGGTGCCTAAAGAAAATTTATTAGGAAAAGAAGGAGAAGGCTTTAAAATTGCCATGGCTACCTTAGATGGTGGTCGTATTGGTATTGCAGCTCAAGCTTTAGGTATTGCTCAAGGAGCTTATGAACATGCATTAGAATATTCAAAGGAAAGAGTTCAATTTGGAAGACCTATATGTCAACAACAAGTTATTGCATTTAAATTAGCTGATATGGCAACAAAACTTAGAGCAGCTAGATTACTTGTTTACAGTGCTGCAGAATTAAAGGAAAATAATGAACCTTATGGTATGGAATCAGCTATGGCAAAACAATATACTTCAGATATTTGCCTTGAAGTTGTTAACGATGCCCTTCAAATATTTGGAGGAAATGGCTATCTAAAAGGTATGGAGGTTGAACGTGCCTATAGAGATGCTAAAATTTGTACAATATATGAAGGAACTAATGAAATTCAACGTATTGTCATTGCTTCTCATATTATTGGTAAAATGGCAAAACCTAATAAAGTAGCTACATCCTCCCAAGGTGGACCTGCTACAGGCTATCGTAAAAAAGTAATATTTAATGAAGGAACTGCTAAAGAACAAGTAGATGCACTTGTAGAAGCTCTTAAGGCAGATGGCTACGACTTTACAGTAGGAATACCTTTAGATACTCCTATTAATAAGGCTGAAAGAGTAGTCAGTGTAGGACTGGGTATAGGAGAAAAAGAAAATATGAAACTTATAGAAGACTTGGCAGTTCAGGCCGGCGCAGCTATAGGTTCATCTCGTCCAGTAGCTGAAACTTTAAAATATGTACCATTAAATCGTTATGTTGGTATGTCTGGTCAAAAATTCAACGGAAATCTTTACATTGCTTGTGGAATTTCAGGTGCAGGTCAACATTTAAAAGGCATAAAGAATGCTACTACAATTGTTGCTATAAATATAGATCCTAACGCTAAAATTTTCAAGAATGCTGACTACGGCATAGTAGGAGATTTAAAGGAAATTCTACCATTACTTACTGAGGCTTTAGACAATGGAGAACCTAAAAACGAAGCTCCACCAATGAAGAAAATGAAAAGAGCTGTTCCTAAAAAAGTTGTTCCAAATTGGAAACATTATGTTTGTAATGGATGCGGTTATGAATACGATCCAGGTGTAGGTGATCCAGAAGGAGAAATACTTCCTGGCACACTATTTGAAGACTTACCGGATGAGTGGACATGTCCCGCTTGTGGTGAAGAAAAAGATGAATTTATAGAAGCTTAA
- a CDS encoding FprA family A-type flavoprotein, with protein MYCVRKITEDLYWVGGNDRRLALFENIHPIPKGVSYNSYLLLDEKTVLFDTVDWSICRQFIENVKGVLGDKPLDYMVINHVEPDHAACVEEIILRYPDVKIICTDKALMFMNQFGFNIDGKVIEVKEGDTMSFGKHEVVFVSAPMVHWPEAMVTYDTTDGILFSADAFGSFGSLDGKLFNDEVNIERDWIDEARRYYTNIVGKYGPHVQSLLKKAADLDIKIICPLHGPVWRNNLAYLLDKYNKWSSYKPEEKGVMIVYASMYGNTEAAANDLATRLVEKGMTNVVMYDVSKTHVSYLISETFKYSHVVLASVTYNLNIYPPMLNYIMDMKALNLQKRTFALIENGSWAPQSGQLMHKLLDDMKEMTILDDEMSITSTMNKEDQDSMDILADNIIKSMK; from the coding sequence ATGTATTGTGTTAGAAAAATAACTGAAGATCTTTATTGGGTTGGTGGCAATGACCGTCGCCTTGCCCTTTTTGAAAATATTCATCCCATTCCAAAGGGAGTTTCCTATAATTCTTATCTACTTTTAGATGAAAAAACTGTACTCTTTGATACTGTAGACTGGTCAATTTGTCGCCAGTTCATTGAAAATGTTAAAGGAGTTTTAGGGGACAAACCTTTAGATTATATGGTAATTAACCACGTAGAGCCTGATCATGCAGCATGTGTTGAAGAAATTATTCTTCGTTACCCTGATGTAAAAATTATATGTACTGATAAAGCACTTATGTTTATGAATCAATTTGGTTTTAATATAGATGGAAAAGTAATAGAAGTTAAAGAAGGAGACACCATGTCCTTTGGAAAACACGAAGTAGTATTTGTATCTGCTCCAATGGTTCACTGGCCAGAAGCTATGGTAACATATGACACAACTGATGGCATACTATTTTCTGCTGATGCCTTTGGTTCCTTTGGTTCTTTAGATGGTAAATTATTTAATGACGAAGTAAATATAGAAAGAGACTGGATTGATGAGGCAAGAAGATATTATACAAACATTGTAGGAAAATACGGCCCACATGTTCAATCTCTATTAAAGAAAGCAGCGGATTTAGATATTAAAATTATTTGTCCTCTACATGGACCAGTATGGAGAAATAATTTAGCATATTTATTAGATAAATACAATAAGTGGAGCAGTTATAAGCCAGAAGAAAAGGGTGTAATGATTGTTTATGCATCAATGTATGGAAATACAGAAGCTGCAGCCAATGATTTAGCCACAAGACTAGTAGAAAAAGGAATGACAAATGTGGTTATGTATGATGTTTCAAAAACCCATGTATCCTATTTAATATCTGAAACATTTAAATATAGTCATGTAGTGCTTGCTTCTGTAACCTATAACTTAAATATTTATCCACCAATGCTTAATTACATTATGGATATGAAGGCATTAAATCTACAAAAGCGTACCTTTGCCCTTATTGAAAACGGATCTTGGGCTCCTCAATCAGGACAATTAATGCATAAGCTTTTGGATGATATGAAAGAAATGACTATTTTAGATGATGAAATGTCAATAACATCTACCATGAATAAAGAAGA
- the deoD gene encoding purine-nucleoside phosphorylase: MSIHINAPEGAIAESILLPGDPLRAKFIADTFLENVVCYNEVRGMYGFTGTYKGKRVSVQGTGMGIPSMSIYATELIESYGVKNLIRVGTCGSYVEKVKVRDLIIAMSACTDSNINLLPFKGRTFAPTASFDLLKPAYDIAVEKGFDPKVGSIYSSDIFYDDDKEDWKTWAKYGCLGVEMETAALYTIAAKHGVNALTLLTVSDHFITHEVTTAEERQTTFKAMMEVALDTIVNL; the protein is encoded by the coding sequence ATGAGTATTCACATTAATGCACCAGAAGGTGCCATTGCAGAAAGTATATTATTACCAGGAGATCCACTAAGAGCTAAATTTATTGCAGATACATTTTTAGAAAATGTAGTTTGCTACAATGAAGTAAGGGGTATGTATGGATTTACAGGAACCTATAAAGGTAAAAGGGTTTCAGTACAAGGGACAGGAATGGGTATACCATCAATGTCAATTTATGCTACTGAACTAATAGAAAGTTATGGAGTTAAAAATCTTATAAGAGTTGGTACCTGTGGAAGCTATGTAGAAAAAGTTAAGGTTAGAGATTTAATAATTGCCATGTCAGCTTGTACAGATTCAAACATTAATTTATTACCTTTTAAAGGAAGAACCTTTGCACCAACAGCAAGTTTTGACTTATTAAAACCAGCTTATGATATAGCAGTAGAAAAAGGTTTTGATCCTAAAGTTGGAAGCATATATAGTTCAGATATATTCTATGATGATGATAAAGAAGATTGGAAAACATGGGCTAAATATGGCTGTTTAGGAGTAGAAATGGAAACAGCCGCACTGTATACAATTGCAGCTAAACACGGAGTTAATGCACTAACATTACTAACAGTAAGTGATCACTTTATAACTCATGAAGTTACAACTGCAGAAGAAAGGCAAACTACATTCAAAGCAATGATGGAAGTTGCATTAGACACAATAGTGAATTTATAA